A window from Actinomycetota bacterium encodes these proteins:
- a CDS encoding DUF2330 domain-containing protein has protein sequence MVRRTLLISISTVVSLVLFAGPALACGGLVNENGSVTLVRTTTLAAYHRGIEHYVTSFEFAGGKGEFGSIIPLPGVPTKVIRGGDWTLQRLVQETQPQPVAFEAAGSALRATDEAQIILETKIDALDVVVLEGGGTAVGNWARENGFFLPPDAPEVLDFYAERSPVFMAVKFDATRAAELGLSVGDGTPIHVVIPTTNPRVPLRILGLGAEAEAPVEADVYLLTDLVPSLLPRPVSPSAASLIEVGGGSPGLVLEASQPASPLLLADLRSDKGMDWLPRDGMWLTYMRVDARAGDLTYDLAVDASGAGQPSPRAAGLPEAAPSSDSGMFGTAMWIAIGILALLAVGGALEHRRIGPPAI, from the coding sequence TTGGTCCGGCGAACGCTGTTGATCAGCATCTCGACGGTCGTTTCGCTCGTGCTCTTCGCCGGCCCCGCGCTCGCGTGCGGCGGTCTGGTCAACGAGAACGGGAGCGTGACGCTCGTCCGCACCACGACCCTCGCGGCGTATCACCGCGGGATCGAGCACTACGTCACGTCGTTCGAGTTCGCGGGTGGGAAGGGCGAGTTCGGCTCGATCATCCCGCTCCCGGGCGTTCCAACGAAGGTGATCCGGGGCGGAGACTGGACGCTGCAGCGGCTGGTGCAGGAGACGCAGCCGCAGCCGGTCGCGTTCGAGGCGGCGGGCTCGGCGCTCAGGGCGACTGACGAAGCGCAGATCATCCTGGAGACGAAGATCGACGCGCTCGACGTCGTCGTTCTGGAGGGTGGCGGCACCGCGGTCGGCAACTGGGCACGCGAGAACGGGTTCTTCCTCCCACCCGACGCGCCCGAGGTGCTCGACTTCTACGCCGAGCGGAGCCCGGTGTTCATGGCGGTGAAGTTCGACGCAACGAGGGCGGCCGAGCTGGGGCTCAGCGTGGGCGACGGAACGCCGATCCACGTCGTCATCCCGACGACGAACCCGCGGGTGCCGCTGCGGATCCTCGGGCTCGGCGCCGAGGCTGAAGCGCCGGTTGAGGCCGACGTGTATCTGCTCACCGACCTGGTTCCCTCATTGCTGCCGCGGCCGGTTTCGCCGAGCGCTGCCTCATTGATCGAGGTCGGCGGCGGTTCGCCGGGCCTGGTTCTCGAGGCGAGCCAGCCCGCGTCGCCCCTGCTTCTTGCGGATCTTCGCTCGGACAAGGGCATGGACTGGCTGCCGCGCGACGGCATGTGGCTGACATACATGCGGGTCGACGCGCGAGCCGGGGACCTGACGTACGACCTCGCGGTCGACGCCAGCGGCGCCGGACAGCCGTCGCCGCGCGCGGCGGGTCTGCCGGAGGCGGCACCCAGCTCCGATTCGGGGATGTTCGGGACTGCGATGTGGATCGCGATCGGGATCCTGGCGCTCCTCGCGGTCGGTGGGGCACTCGAGCACAGGCGGATCGGCCCTCCGGCGATCTGA